A single region of the Metarhizium brunneum chromosome 6, complete sequence genome encodes:
- the rsc7_1 gene encoding Chromatin structure-remodeling complex subunit rsc7, with protein sequence MAPRTRIRLRLTRSLNTAESTPKGFADAEDEPMVDAAVADEGSEHEEPPAQDDDDDDQEETRLASDHEEAAATKEGEEEGDEAKEPSPPPQPVIRRKRLGRPPKNKPPDWDPMITVTEDTPRRRGRGGWRGRGGRKGGPAAPKAEQVIDAEGTVAEIVNDECVLPEDPEGETKVDKLGNLEGGRDYRCRTFTVLGRGNRLYMLSTEPARCVGFRDSYLFFTKHRKLHKIIVDDDEKRDMIERDIIPHSYKGRSIGVVTARSVFREFGARIIIGGKRIIDDYNVAQLREEGAVEGQLADPDDHFVPGEYNKNQYVAWHGASAVYHTNVPSVPVPNGKPEYKKRKVNVNDQNWMLEHAREASIFNAGINAIRKFNNAGVYDIHTNMLQYPAIMQPTRVRIEQVSPDEEAASKGSVKFPPVPLRMARNFLVMDTYCEGAPRNDASVRPNSEMPAEFVASFNGLVSVSDEIKDLLPAECRKAFDEALEAEVDFQSRWGTEKEKMSRRDPIIDKAIVPYSMS encoded by the exons ATGGCACCCAGAACCAGGATTCGTTTAAGACTAACGCGTAGTTTAAACACTGCAGAGAGCACGCCCAAGGGTTttgccgatgccgaggacgagcccATGGTTGATGCGGCTGTGGCTGACGAAGGCTCTGAGCACGAGGAGCCGCCTGcgcaagacgacgacgacgatgaccAAGAGGAAACCAGGCTCGCGTCGGACCACGAAGAAGCGGCCGCTACGAAagaaggagaggaagagggcgacgaggccaaggaacCCAGTCCGCCGCCTCAGCCTGTGATTCGAAGAAAGCGGTTGGGTCGACCGCCAAAGAACAAGCCGCCCGACTGGGACCCCATGATTACCGTGACGGAGGATACGCCGCGACGTCGTGGTCGCGGGGGGTGGAGAGGTCGAGGTGGTCGCAAGGGAGGCCCAGCGGCGCCAAAGGCCGAACAGGTCATCGACGCCGAAGGTACCGTGGCCGAGATTGTTAATGACGAGTGCGTGCTACCCGAAGATCCTGAGGGCGAGACCAAGGTCGACAAGCTGGGGAACCTGGAAGGCGGTCGCGACTATCGCTGTCGTACCTTTACCGTCCTGGGACGTGGAAATCGACTTTACATGTTGTCGACGGAGCCTGCTCGTTGTGTTGGTTTCCGAGACAGCTACCTGTTCTTCACGAAGCACCGAAAGCTGCACAAGATtatcgtcgacgacgacgagaagcGAGACATGATTGAGCGAGACATTATCCCACATTCTTACAAGGGCCGATCCATAGGTGTTGTTACGGCCCGGTCAGTCTTTAGGGAGTTTGGCGCGAGGATCATTATTGGCGGTAAGCGCATCATTGACGATTACAATGTTGCTCAGCTGCGGGAAGAAGGTGCTGTTGAGGGCCAGCTTGCTGACCCCGATGACCACTTTGTGCCCGGCGAGTACAACAAGAACCAGTACGTTGCCTGGCACGGCGCCAGTGCTGTGTATCATACCAATGTGCCGTCTGTGCCGGTGCCCAATGGAAAGCCCGAAtacaagaagcgcaaggtcAACGTCAATGACCAGAATTGGATGCTGGAGCATGCACGAGAAGCTAG CATATTCAACGCCGGAATCAATGCGATTCGCAAGTTCAACAATGCCGGCGTCTACGACATTCACACCAACATGCTGCAATACCCGGCCATAATGCAGCCCACCCGTGTGCGAATCGAGCAAGTGAGCCCCGACGAAGAGGCAGCCAGCAAAGGAAGCGTCAAGTTCCCACCGGTGCCGCTCAGAATGGCCAGGAATTTCCTCGTCATGGACACATACTGCGAGGGCGCGCCGCGAAACGACGCTTCTGTCCGACCAAACAGCGAGATGCCAGCGGAATTTGTCGCTTCGTTCAACGGGCTGGTGTCCGTGTCAGACGAGATCAAGGACCTGTTGCCGGCCGAGTGTCGAAAGGCGTTTGACGAGGCACTCGAGGCAGAGGTCGACTTCCAGTCGCGCTGGGGcacggagaaggagaagatgtCGCGCCGGGACCCCATTATTGATAAAGCGATAGTACCGTATAGCATGTCGTAG
- the ubr1 gene encoding E3 ubiquitin-protein ligase ubr1, with protein sequence MSTQEQQLCQLLADLPARFCNRYDEDAARELLTSLFWSLAGGNQDYMRLLFPEGKPSDSLKLGDAQGAVEGAEYTEAARGKRCGHIFKPGEATYMCRTCGTDETCCLCVRCYDSTDHTGHMVRIQMSVGNSGCCDCGDDEAWKTPLFCTIHSDMKSGQAKGKGKEAVGLPDDLLSSLRMTIGRVFDYICDVISCSPEQLRQAKTKESILKDEEASRLTSVYYGPETTFCDEFALILWNDEKHTVQEVQDQIARACRKTRREAAKDAWETDAVGRSILIYLNDIDMLLQMAKIMEAIRVTVTIRSARDTFREQMCGTLVEWLSDISGCSIGHDNNILRRTVCDEMMKTWRQGSHASHTSGVIDDEDEDEQNIMSQTRIHGLNVHFIRALQAAAAPGGNLEINVDGGDEDVDQDDDADMGDNDDDGQSPTSSVAGGDEDEDDDVMMVDARGDVGDLGMNWSQSDQALEEDEATMAGYPPPPPPPPPVQARAARRERDGTPSDSDTADPLIAPAVYAKANVDIPKTPGKTERPAPRPGRYWIETPQVYTQRDNVPPAEDVFQRVRLDWLLLFDLRMWKKVRIDLRSLYISTVVSVPEFKRVLALRFASLYTILAQLYLVGDREPDHSIINLSLQMLTTPSITAEVVERGNFMSSLLAILYTFLTTRQVGHPWDVSPDAVLAFESGSVTNRRMYHFYQDLKYLFGSPHVQERVRSEPRYLMQFLDLVKLHQCIGPNVRAVVEHVEYEADSWITASLVTRQINLQARILAEAFRDCPPDEIHYLQRAIRFTSKTVILNSIGAERHRFKQGEIKDEVKFKTLTDFEFDTENASYEVVKFVVEKDSISFHHALHYTLSWLIECGRSLPASSIRALMSFTGQELRSKPRLMGRPQIPRKDYDPEDYLMAAFDFPLRVCAWLAQIKANMWVRNGISLRHQASTYRGVGQRDVTHHRDIFLLQTAMVVCNPGRVLASIIDRFGMDGWVKGLFELKSEAQDDAQHLDIVEDMIHLLIVLLSDRTSLIAPDDEPNSRILAMRRDITHVLCFKPLSFNEICGKLPEKYQEQEDFHRVLDEMATFKPPEGISDVGTFELRQEFIEDIDPYIAHYNKNQREESEMAYRKKMAKKTGKTIEEIVYEPKHRPVPSGLFENLGQFTSTGMFAQIIYYSLLYPLVAQKFTPSVPFTRLETFLQVVLHLILIAILEDKSHESEAIGQPPNSFVQIALTTMARSNFMPEANNSRTIVSLLTLMSNKDEFKAVHPKIALVLRRLRQKRPQAFEISFVNLGISVDRVDTASPANNSAEEERERRKKAALNRQAKVMAQFQQQQKNFLENQGGIDWGSDLDEDEDEMGQSEDRKHNWKYPTGTCILCQEDADDRRLYGTFALLNESRVLRQTDFQDPELVREASQTPCNLDRSAEDIRPFGIAHENRKMVEKLNLNGETFLAERQTIGKGFKANLSRPGPVASGCGHMMHYRCFEMYYEATNRRHTHQIARHHPEDTRRNEFVCPLCKALGNAFLPIIWKGLEESYPSYLQPSISFGEFLDLKMGSAYWLQGGKAPEVDSPSPPNMYTPSVPGSLVETLANQHPDADISWGRDDPDSQSSVLGTPASSSFSTAGIPEPGNSLAAAGPNSQILGDLKAAYRRLRDTLRVNGLHTRHPIDAKATGGDELYSSDTLVQVIGFTISSVEIQQRGVEVQPGMTLLDKIPEQVLVHLRVLSETASSYIAVGAGHTDGVPNRIEDEFTNDSERQHCQLFMCRYVGTQDLLAATSVLRPLDAYPPLLSLDPFTFLVECAYGLVPAYNAEIFHMLRLCYLAELVKVVFHMGRNVPFSMWIEGLAGKQSQDPAMINFASFALAITKCGMELEVANFGKTSDNEGENKGFQQPGVDTLESWYTFVKKYALTFLRKSVVFLYVKYGVDFNSHISSSQDADSDELDRLTDALRLPSFDEMCASMTENAFTCGWPMTTYDLVSGWIKHQVVWPNGYGDMSQSALVSHPGIFELIGLPKTYDTLIEESIRRRCPSTGKDLTDPVICLFCGEIFCSQSNCCQKPETVGRETTRIGGAQQHMRKCQKNIGVYLNVRKCSIVYLFRQSGSYAPAPYIDKYGETDPQLRHGRQLFLNQKRYDSMIRNTVLNHGVPSLISRKLEAEINNGGWDTL encoded by the exons ATGTCTacgcaggagcagcagctctGCCAGCTTTTGGCGGACCTGCCTGCCCGGTTTTGCAATCGTTacgatgaagatgcagcACGGGAGCTTCTAACGAGCTTGTTTTGGTCTCTGGCGGGTGGCAATCAAGACTACATGCGACTTCTTTTCCCCGAGGGTAAGCCCTCCGACAGCCTGAAGCTTGGTGATGCCCAGGGTGCCGTCGAAGGCGCCGAATACACCGAAGCAGCCCGTGGCAAGCGATGCGGACACATCTTCAAACCTGGCGAGGCGACCTACATGTGCCGGACGTGCGGAACCGACGAAACGTGTTGTCTCTGCGTCCGGTGCTACGACTCAACAGATCATACCGGTCACATGGTTCGAATACAAATGTCTGTTGGGAACAGTGGGTGCTGCGACTGTGGTGATGACGAAGCTTGGAAGACGCCATTGTTTTGCACTATACATTCGGACATGAAATCCGGGcaggccaagggcaaaggcaaagaagctgTCGGGCTGCCAGATGACCTTCTGAGCAGCCTTCGTATGACCATCGGTCGCGTGTTCGACTACATCTGCGACGTCATCTCCTGCTCCCCAGAACAGCTGAGGCAGGCAAAAACCAAAGAATCAATCTTGAAAGATGAGGAGGCGTCGCGACTGACATCTGTCTATTACGGTCCTGAGACCACATTCTGCGACGAATTTGCCCTCATCCTGTGGAATGACGAGAAACACACAGTCCAAGAAGTCCAGGATCAGATTGCTAGGGCATGTAGGAAGACCAGACGggaggctgccaaggatGCTTGGGAAACTGATGCTGTCGGGAGAAGTATCTTGATCTATCTAAACGACATTGATATGCTGCTTCAAATGGCCAAGATCATGGAGGCTATCAGAGTCACAGTTACAATTAGGTCGGCGCGAGACACATTCCGTGAACAAATGTGTGGCACGCTTGTTGAATGGCTGAGCGATATTTCCGGCTGCTCCATTGGGCACGACAACAATATCCTTAGGCGAACAGTCTGCGACGAGATGATGAAAACCTGGCGTCAGGGAAGCCACGCTTCTCACACATCAGGCGTTATtgacgacgaagatgaagacgagcaGAATATAATGTCACAAACCAGGATACACGGCCTCAACGTGCACTTTATCAGGGCGCTACAGGCTGCAGCTGCTCCTGGTGGCAATCTTGAAATTAATGTTgacggaggagatgaagacgtgGACCAGGATGACGATGCAGACATGGGTGAcaatgatgacgatggccagTCGCCCACTAGCTCAGTAGCGGgcggtgacgaggatgaggacgacgatgtcaTGATGGTAGATGCCAGAGGAGACGTTGGCGATCTGGGTATGAACTGGTCACAATCGGATCAGGCgctggaagaagacgaggccaCAATGGCAGGCTATCCtccacctccgccgccgccgccgccagttCAAGCAAGGGCAGCACGGCGAGAACGGGATGGTACTCCCTCGGATTCCGATACGGCTGATCCTTTGATTGCACCCGCAGTCTATGCCAAAGCAAACGTTGATATTCCCAAGACTCCAGGGAAAACAGAAAGGCCCGCCCCTCGACCTGGTAGGTACTGGATCGAAACCCCACAAGTCTATACACAGCGAGACAATGTGCCCCCGGCTGAAGACGTGTTCCAACGTGTACGCCTCGAttggctgcttctttttgACTTGCGGATGTGGAAGAAGGTCAGGATCGACCTTCGCTCGCTTTATATCTCAACAGTGGTATCAGTGCCGGAATTCAAGCGTGTTTTGGCTTTGAGATTTGCCAGCCTTTACACAATATTAGCGCAACTGTACCTGGTTGGGGATAGGGAACCGGATCACTCTATTATCAACCTGTCGCTGCAGATGCTGACAACTCCATCGATAACCGCTGAAGTTGTGGAGCGAGGAAACTTCATGAGCAGCCTGCTAGCTATTCTTTACACCTTTTTGACTACTCGACAAGTTGGCCATCCGTGGGATGTTTCTCCCGACGCCGTCCTTGCGTTCGAAAGCGGGTCAGTGACCAATCGCCGAATGTACCATTTCTACCAAGACTTGAAATACCTGTTTGGATCTCCTCACGTCCAAGAGCGAGTCAGATCCGAGCCTCGATATTTGATGCAGTTTTTGGACTTGGTGAAGCTTCACCAGTGCATTGGACCAAACGTGCGAGCAGTGGTTGAGCATGTCGAGTATGAAGCAGACTCTTGGATAACAGCTTCGTTAGTCACACGGCAAATCAATCTCCAAGCAAGAATCCTAGCCGAGGCATTCCGAGACTGTCCGCCTGATGAAATTCACTATCTCCAGAGAGCCATTCGTTTTACCTCAAAGACTGTAATTTTGAACTCCATAGGCGCAGAACGTCATAGGTTCAAGCAAGGGGAGATCAAGGATGAGGTGAAATTCAAGACCCTAACCGACTTTGAGTTTGACACAGAGAATGCTTCCTACGAAGTTGTCAAATTTGTTGTTGAGAAAGATTCCATCAGCTTCCACCATGCCTTGCACTACACCTTGTCTTGGCTCATCGAATGCGGTCGCTCACTGCCTGCATCCAGCATTCGAGCATTGATGAGCTTCACTGGCCAAGAGCTGAGATCAAAGCCAAGATTGATGGGACGGCCACAGATCCCAAGAAAGGACTATGACCCCGAGGACTACCTTATGGCCGCCTTTGACTTCCCTCTGCGGGTTTGTGCTTGGCTGGCGCAGATCAAAGCCAATATGTGGGTTCGAAATGGCATAAGTTTGAGGCACCAAGCTAGCACATATCGAGGTGTAGGGCAGAGGGATGTAACGCACCATCGAGacatttttcttcttcagaCGGCGATGGTTGTGTGCAATCCAGGCCGCGTGCTTGCATCCATCATTGACCGGTTTGGTATGGATGGCTGGGTGAAGGGGTTGTTTGAGCTCAAGTCTGAAGCTCAGGATGATGCGCAACATCTTGACATTGTTGAGGACATGATTCATCTTCTCATTGTCCTCTTGAGCGATCGGACTTCTCTTATTGCTCCTGATGATGAGCCAAACTCAAGAATTCTCGCCATGCGACGAGACATCACGCATGTTTTGTGCTTCAAACCGCTATCCTTCAACGAGATATGTGGCAAGTTGCCCGAGAAGTATCAAGAACAAGAGGACTTCCATCGCGTCTTGGACGAAATGGCGACTTTCAAACCCCCCGAAGGCATTTCTGACGTAGGCACTTTCGAATTGCGTCAAGAATTCATCGAAGATATTGATCCTTATATTGCACACTACAACAAAAATCAGCGAGAGGAGTCAGAGATGGCATATCGAaagaagatggccaagaagactgGCAAGACAATTGAAGAGATTGTTTATGAACCCAAGCACCGGCCTGTGCCATCAGGCTTGTTTGAAAACCTGGGGCAGTTCACCAGCACTGGCATGTTTGCCCAAATTATCTACTACTCACTCTTGTATCCTCTTGTTGCCCAAAAATTTACACCTTCTGTACCATTTACTCGGTTAGAGACGTTCTTGCAAGTCGTCCTCCATCTGATTCTCATTGCCATTCTCGAGGACAAGTCCCATGAATCGGAAGCAATTGGACAGCCGCCAAACTCATTTGTCCAAATTGCTCTCACCACCATGGCTCGCAGCAATTTCATGCCAGAAGCGAACAATTCCCGAACCATTGTCTCACTATTGACTTTGATGTCAAACAAGGACGAGTTCAAAGCAGTTCATCCCAAGATTGCTCTGGTCTTGAGGAGACTGAGGCAAAAGCGGCCGCAAGCATTCGAGATTTCTTTTGTGAATCTTGGCATCTCGGTAGACCGTGTTGACACCGCCTCTCCGGCCAACAACTCTGCTGAAGAGGAGCGGGAAAGGCGGAAAAAGGCTGCCTTGAACCGTCAGGCCAAGGTCATGGCACAGTTCCAACAACAGCAGAAAAATTTTCTGGAGAACCAAGGTGGAATTGACTGGGGCTCTgacttggatgaagatgaggacgaAATGGGCCAATCTGAGGACCGAAAGCATAATTGGAAGTATCCAACAGGGACTTGTATCTTGTGCCAGGAGGACGCAGATGATAGAAGGCTTTATGGCACATTTGCCCTTCTCAATGAAAGCCGCGTGCTCCGCCAAACTGACTTTCAAGACCCCGAGTTGGTAAGAGAAGCCTCACAAACCCCTTGCAACCTCGATCGATCTGCCGAAGACATTCGGCCGTTTGGAATCGCGCATGAGAATCGGAAAATGGTTGAGAAGCTCAATTTAAATGGGGAGACTTTTTTGGCTGAACGCCAAACCATTGGCAAAGGGTTCAAGGCCAATCTGTCCAGACCTGGCCCGGTTGCCAGCGGATGTGGGCATATGATGCATTATCGATGCTTTGAAATGTATTACGAGGCAACGAATCGCCGACATACGCATCAAATTGCAAGACATCATCCCGAGGACACGAGGCGCAATGAATTTGTGTGCCCGTTATGTAAAGCTCTTGGCAACGCATTTCTTCCCATCATATGGAAAGGGTTGGAAGAATCGTACCCGAGCTACTTGCAACCGTCAATATCTTTTGGAGAATTCCTTGACCTGAAGATGGGTTCGGCATATTGGCTGCAAGGGGGTAAGGCCCCCGAGGTCGACTCACCCAGCCCACCGAACATGTACACGCCAAGTGTACCAGGCAGTCTGGTTGAAACTCTGGCAAACCAGCACCCGGATGCAGATATTTCATGGGGGAGAGACGACCCCGACTCGCAGTCTTCTGTGCTTGGAACCCCGGCGAGCTCCTCATTCTCTACTGCTGGCATACCAGAGCCAGGTAACTCTCTGGCGGCTGCTGGCCCCAACAGTCAAATTTTGGGAGACTTGAAGGCAGCATATCGGCGTCTTCGAGATACTCTACGAGTGAATGGGCTGCACACTCGGCACCCTATCGATGCCAAGGCTACTGGAGGAGATGAGCTTTACTCGAGCGACACTCTTGTTCAAGTCATCGGCTTCACCATATCATCTGTGGAAATACAGCAacgcggcgtcgaggtccaACCAGGCATGACGTTATTGGATAAAATCCCGGAGCAAGTACTCGTCCACTTACGAGTTCTTTCGGAAACTGCTTCGTCCTACATAGCTGTTGGAGCAGGCCACACGGACGGGGTTCCCAATCGTATTGAAGATGAATTCACCAATGACAGTGAGAGACAGCACTGCCAGTTATTTATGTGTCGATATGTTGGAACCCAGGACCTGCTGGCAGCTACTTCGGTTCTTCGACCTTTGGACGCTTATCCACCTTTGCTGAGCCTTGATCCATTCACCTTCCTGGTTGAATGCGCATATGGCCTTGTACCGGCCTACAACGCCGAAATTTTCCATATGCTCAGGCTGTGTTATCTGGCTGAACTTGTCAAGGTTGTGTTTCACATGGGGCGCAACGTTCCATTCAGCATGTGGATAGAAGGCCTTGCTGGCAAGCAATCACAGGATCCGGCCATGATCAACTTTGCCAGCTTTGCGCTTGCAATCACCAAATGCGGAATGGAACTCGAGGtggccaactttggcaaGACCAGCGACAATGAGGGGGAGAATAAGGGTTTCCAACAGCCAGGCGTGGATACTTTGGAAAGCTGGTACACTTTTGTGAAGAAGTATGCGTTGACCTTTTTGCGGAAAAGTGTCGTGTTCTTGTACGTCAAGTACGGTGTCGACTTCAACAGCCACATCTCGTCAAGTCAGGATGCGGATTCGGACGAGCTTGATCGCCTCACAGATGCTCTTCGCCTACCCAGTTTTGATGAAATGTGTGCCTCTATGACGGAAAACGCCTTTACGTGTGGTTGGCCAATGACAACGTACGACCTGGTTTCGGGCTGGATCAAGCACCAGGTTGTTTGGCCAAATGGTTATGGAGACATGAGCCAATCTGCCCTGGTCAGCCATCCAGGCATTTTCGAACTGATTGGTCTCCCGAAGACTTACGACACACTAATTGAAGAGTCGATCAGGAGAAGGTGTCCATCTACCGGTAAAGACCTCACAGATCCGGTCATTTGCTTGTTCTGCGGTGAAATCTTTTGCAGTCAGAGCAACTGTTGCCAAAAGCCGGAGACTGTCGGTCGGGAGACGACGAGAATTGGTGGTGCTCAACAGCATATGCGCAA GTGCCAAAAGAATATCGGAGTATACTTGAATGTACGAAAATGCTCAATAGTGTACCTTTTTCGACAGTCTGGGTCTTACGCCCCGGCACCTTATATCGATAAATACGGCGAGACGGATCCTCAGCTTCGTCACGGCCGACAGCTCTTCTTGAACCAGAAGAGATATGACTCCATGATACGAAATACAGTACTGAACCACGGCGTGCCAAGTCTGATTAGCCGCAAACTGGAGGCCGAGATAAATAATGGAGGTTGGGATACTTTGTAA
- the QCR9 gene encoding Cytochrome b-c1 complex subunit 9 — protein sequence MSLVNSFYSALFRKNYAMLAAVFTAGFAFEVGFNNGVNKWWDNHNRGRQWKDIRSKYVEETAEDDE from the exons ATG TCTCTCGTCAACTCGTTCTATAG CGCTCTTTTCCGAAAGAACTacgccatgttggcggcTGTCTTCACTGCCGGCTTCGCATTCGAAGT CGGCTTCAATAACGGTGTTAACAAGTGGTGGGACAACCACAACCGCGGC CGACAATGGAAGGATATTCGAAGCAAGTATGTTGAGGAGACTGCTGAGGACGACGAGTAG